The Anopheles maculipalpis chromosome 3RL, idAnoMacuDA_375_x, whole genome shotgun sequence genomic sequence accttcACTAACGATGTGCTCGTCGGTCTCGTTGCAGCATTGAGCAACATTTTCAATGGTGACTCGGGCGTGGATTTGTCCATCCTTGCCTGAAGGAACCTTTCGCGGGTCACAAAGCAGCGGaatatttacttttctttGACCAAATGAGTAAAACCATTCAGCCGGCCATACCGAACAGATGCTTGCtgatgtttattgtttatttatgtgtACAAACGAGGTGGAGACGTCATCTGTGCTGCTGCATCGAATACACGTGTGTGGTGTAAACAAAAGCAAGTGGAATatgtttttgtacatttttcataTTAAAACTAGGAGTTTAATTAAGGCTGAAGCAAAtggaagtatttttttaaacatttctgcTCCGATTTACTCAAATATTTGATAATGatgtacaatttattttatatttttcatcgaACCAAACTGTCAAATCCTTTGTCGACGTGTAATTATACTTTAACAATCAACTGTCAAAGgtagaaaagcaacaaaaaaagtagtgACGAACGTACTGCCACGACGATTTCTTCTCGCTGCAATATACAACATTTTCCGACATTTTCTATCGAAATAAGCTTTACGGCATACCTTTGCGCCGTGTAAGGTGGTGCAGCAGGCATTCtgctttcagttttttttcatcaCGTTTTACTATCACTCCTCATCCTCGTACGGCACCACTTATCACGTGCTGAGTTGTGCTCCGGTTCTCCGGGAGATTCTCCGGGTGCATGCGATGGCCCGGTTTTAGTgcgtgtcggtgtgtgtgtgcggcgaGACATATCCCAGCCTCACCTTTGCCTTCGGGGCAAACGACGTTCAAAACGTCGAGGTTGTGATAAAGTGTTCATTCCCGCAAAACCCACCGTACCGCCCACCGGTTGGCGGCGGGGTGTTTAGTTTTAGGGAAGGCGTACCGCGTAAGGCCCGGAACTACACGACGAAGAGCCACAGGCAACAGACAGCGCTCTACACGTCACAACGATGGGCCTCGGAACGAAGCAACTGACGGGTAGCAGTACCGGTGGCTCCCTGGACGAGCTGGTCCAGTATGCAACGATCCACATTCCACTGCCGGTGGTGCTGAGCGGTGCCGTCATGCCGTTTATGGTGGTGTACGCACTCTGGCTGTATCTGTGGGTGTTTGTTTACGGTATCGACGAATATCAGGATGCGGGGCTTCTGTTTCTAGCCGGCATTGCCTTCACGCAGATCTTCGTGTGCCTGTGCTGTTTCTGGAGCGTGCACGTCCAAACGTTCCTAAACTGCCGACGAACGAAAGTGCCCTGTGCCGGAGCGGTCGCGAAGGTTGTACCGACGGAAAACAATGGCTCGTCGGAGCTGGTACGCATCCGGCAGACGAAAGCCGAGGGCACTGCGAAGGAGGACGGCGAGCTGACGTACTGGTTTCTGTTTCAAAAGACCAAATACATCTGGGACCCGAACAAGGCCCAGTTCCGGAGCgtcgaatttccaatccacaAAACGTATGAGGAGTATTTTGAATCGAAGGGCCACCTGGACGATGCAGACGTAACGCTCGCCCAGGCCACGTACGGTGACAACGAGATGGAGATGGTGGTGCCGGAATTTCTCGAACTGTTCAAGGAACGTGCGACGGCACCGTTCTTCGTGTTTCAGATATTTTCCGTACTGCTCTGGTGCCTGGACGAGTACATGTACTATTCGCTGTTTACGCTCTGCATGCTCGTCATCTTTGAGTGTGTgctggtgcagcagcagctaagAAGTCTGTCGGAAATTCGCAAAATGGGTAACAAACCGTACCAGATCAACGTGTTCCGCAATCGGCGCTGGCGTCCAATCAGTTCCGCCCGACTGGTGCCCGGTGATCTCGTGTCCGTTACCCGCTCGCAGGATGAAAACATAGTCCCGTGCGATCTGCTGCTCATCCGAGGTTCTTGCATCGTGGACGAAAGCATGCTGACTGGGGAATCGGTTCCACAGATGAAGGAATCGTTAGAGAACAACACTGATGAACACGACAAGGTGCTCGATATTGAAGCCGACGGCAAGCTACATGTGCTGTTCCGTGGCACGAAAGTTGTGCAACATTCGGCACCGAGCAAGGGTGCAATGCGGTCGCCGGACAACGGCTGCATCGGGTACGTGCTGCGCACTGGATTTAACACATCCCAGGGCAAGCTGCTACGAACGATCCTGTTCGGCGTGAAACGCGTGACGGAAAACAATCTGGAAACGTTTGCATTTATTCTGTTTTTGCTGGTGTTTGCGGTTGCGGCTGCATCGTACGTGTGGATCAAGGGTACGGAAGATCCGGAGCGTAACCGGTACAAACTGTTCCTCGAATGTACGCTCATCTTGACGTCGATCATTCCACCGGATCTACCGATCGAGCTGTCGCTGGCAGTCAATACGTCGCTGTTGCAGCTATCGAAGGTTTACGTATACTGTACGGAACCGTTCCGGATGCCATTTGCCGGTAAAGTACAGATCTGTTGCTTCGATAAGACGGGAACTCTGACGAGCGATAACCTGGTGGTGGAAGGTGTCGCTGGACTAAAGCAGGACGCAACAATCGTACCGATTGAAGACATACCAGAGGAGACAGCTCACGTACTCGGATCTTGCCATTCGCTAGTTCAACTCGACGAAGGACTGGTGGGAGATCCACTCGAGAAAGCGACCCTAACGGCGATCGATTGGAACCTCACCAAGGGCGATTCTTGCGTACCGAAGCGTAAGAAATTCAAAGCTCTTCGAATCTATCATCGATTCCACTTCTCGTCCTCTCTCAAGCGCATGTCCGTGTTGGCCGGATATTTAATTCCATTCTCGAATGAAAACTGCTACATCGGCACGGTTAAAGGAGCTCCTGAAGTGATCGTAAAGATGCTTAAAACCGTTCCGGAACACTACGAACGAACGTATCTGGAGTATTCCCGCCGGGGCGCCCGCGTCCTTGCCCTTGGTTACAAAAACTTCGGAACCCTGGACAACAATACGGTGCGTGAGCTGAAGCGGGACGATGTGGAGCGTGATCTAGAGTTTGCCGgattcatcatcatctcctGTCCACTAAAGCCCGACTCAAAGTACGCAATTAAAGAGATCATTCAGGCATCGCACAAAGTGATGATGATCACCGGAGACAATCCACTAACTGCGTGTCACGTCGCGAAGGAACTTCGCTTCAGTCGGCGAACGATCGTAATTCTAACTCCACCGGAAGATCTTAACGGAAGCACTGGCAAGAGTGGCCCAAGCGAATGGCACTGGGAATCGATCAATCGCGAAGTACAGCTTCCCGTCGATTCCCGCACGGTTAAAGAACTGTATCGGGAGTATGATTTCTGTATTACCGGCGAAGGTCTACAGTATCTCGATCGGGAACGTCAGGCGTACCTTCTCGAGCTAATACCGTACGCTACCGTCTTTGCACGGTTTGCTCCGAAGCAGAAAGAGTACGTAATAACTACCCTTAAGAAGCTAGGCTTCTATACGCTTATGTGTGGCGATGGAACGAACGATGTGGGTGCACTGAAGCATGCCCACGTCGGTGTGTCCTTGCTGAGTCACATGCCTTCACGCTCGGATCGTAAACAGCAAcgggagcagcaacagcagcagcagcagcaggatgaTAAGGAGGACAAGAAAAAGGCACTGAAACCAGCGACCGGTCCAAATGCGGCGGGTGTGATCGATGATGCCGCTAATCGAAGGCAGCTAACGCCTCGCGAAAGGGCGATCATTCGTGCGCGGGAAAATCAAAGTGCGGCTCAGGAACGGTTGCAGAAAGCGCTGAAGGAGATGGATGAGGAACAGGTGCAGATAGTGAAGTTGGGTGATGCGAGTATTGCTGCACCGTTCACCAGCCGGTTGACATCGATCAATTGTGGTAAGTGAGGCGTATTcgatttattaaattgattACGGAAGATCTTAATGCATTTGCCTGCGTGGTTATGTTCCAATTTAGAATAATCACTCTTTAAGCTCCCTTCATCCACTACctattattgtttctttttctaatcACACTTATCTTTATATTTTCAGTGTGTCACATTATTAAGCAGGGCCGCTGCACTCTGGTAACGACGTTACAGATGTTCAAAATTCTTGCCCTCAATGCACTGATCTCCGCTTACTGTCAGTCGGTGCTGTACATCGACGGCGTTAAGCACAGTGATGCCCAACTAACCCTGCACGGGTTACTGACCGCAGCCTGTTTCCTGTTTATTACGCGTTCAAAACCGCTGAAGGTGCTGTCGAAGCAAGCGCCCTTGCCGAACATCTTCAACCTTTACTCGGTCACAACGATCCTGGCACAGTTTGCAGTCCATTTCTCGGCCCTGATCTACATGGTGCACGAAGCAAATGCCCGATCTCCTCCACGGTATGAATCACTTCCTTGGTACCTATTTTGATTTTACTAATTTCGCTTCTCTGAGAACAGGGAAGGAAAGGTGAAGCTAAACGTAGACCTGGCACCGGATGAAAAGCAAGAATTTGAACCAAACATCGTGAACAGCACGGTGTACATCATTGGCATTGCTATGCAGATCGCAACGGTTGCGGTCAACTACAAGGGTCATCCGTTTATGGAGAGTTTGCGCGAGAATCGATTGCTTTCGTACGCGATCTTCGGTTCGAGCGCGATTGTGCTGTGCTTGGCGTTGGGCATCATACCCGATCTGCTCGAGATGTTCGAAGTGATCGACTTTGATGCGGATGTAAGTTGATTTGTAGGACGCTTTAGCTTCCGAAAACGTGTCACTAATCCATCTCTCTCGATCGATTGCAGTTTCGACGAATTCTCGTTGGTGTATTAATAGCGGACATGGTACTAGCGTACCTAATCGATCGCGTCTGTTCGTTTCTGTTTGGTGAAACGCGTGGAAAGTCGGACATTATTACTTAATGGCATTGTAATTGATCCTACGTTAAGGATGGTTTTAGTTTAGGCGAAGGTCCAAAAGAATATTGATAAGttttctcaacaaaaaaaagacatcatCGATGATCACCTCTACGTTCAAGCGACCCGGGAACAAGGTAAACTAGGTGGCATAATTACACATAGTTTTTGTCGTCATCTCATCAAAATAGTCAGTTAGGATTTTTGATGCGAGAATTCGAACCAATTCGAACAGTATAGTTCCCACACCACACAACAAGGCACGTTAGTGAATAGGTTTGTACTTTAGGTTGCATTTACACGGGTAGTTTACCGTTCGCACTTTAAAGCTAGCCAAAAACGGTTTTAATTGCGCGCTCATCCGGgtgttttatgtatttttttccaccgaACCAAACAGACAAcaatattatttcaatttcgCACACACGCTCGGATCAGAAGTTTTAAATCGAAGTCGAACACGGCGTTTCAATACCGGAGTAGAGGGTACGAAATCGCGAGCTATTACTATTATTTGTAGTCGATTCCCCGGTGTGAATGTTAAGAATTCTGGCAAGGGCGAGGCGTTTGGAACGGGGAACGCCAGGAAGAAAGACTTATGCAATCCATTGTGTCCGGGTGGTGTATGTGTAGTGAGCGGATAATTACGATAAGGTTTAACCAAGGTCCTCTTGTGAGGAAACGAGTAAATGCGCGAACAAATGGGCACACTTACACTATAGATGGATGGAGGTTTTCAATCGAAGCAAGATTGTCCGAAAAAGGTTGATTCTACAGCTGGTGGAACATGTCGAATTTGAGGACATCAAGACGGGGTCCATATCATGTGAGTATTGAACCTTTTTCGATGTATATTTGGAATTATATCCCTGCAATTCTGATAGAATCCCCAGAGTCATTAATATAAGACATAGTAGCGGAGTAGTAGCCGAAATTATCAGTTCTTGGAGACCTGGACTCTGGGAACCACTGGGAACCACTCTTATCCTTTCATAGGCTTTACGTGCCTAGAAGGAAGACAATTGAGAAGTCTCTGCGACAGATGATGCGCAGGATGACAGACAAAACTATGCGCATTAGTTTTGAAATACTTTTATTACTTGCCTAAGCACTGGGTATTGTTGCTTTACATCAATTCTATTTTGGTAATTATTTAATGTCCACATACAAGCTACAAACTTACTGTTCCATACTTTCATCAATCTCTCCTGCCTCCAAATCGGACGACAGTTCATCCGTTCCTTCCACCTTAATCTGATACTCCTGCAGCAAGCTAACGTAgccagtagcagcaacaggagTAGTAGTAGGAGCATCAGTATCAGTGGTGCTATCGATGGCGACTTCTTCCGCTGGATCCAACGGTTCTACCTTAATCTCTTTTTCGATCTGAAGAGTATGTTCAACATTTGGTTCAGTTGTTTCTTCCTGCACTTCCTTGCTATTAATATCATCTGAAACATCAGTTGGAAACTGTTCCTCAGTATCGGAAATATCGTCCAATCCTAGATCGTCATCATCCGACACGGAACTGTAGTCGCATTCGTCCAACGGTTCTTGCTTGATTTCGAGAGGTTTGATTACTGCTGTGGCCGTTGTCGTTTCTACTGGGGCCCCAATATCATGCTCCACTACTTCCACTGGTTCCTCAGCTACCGTCTCTTCATTTTCGCCCGTCGTGTTAAAGTCCATCGATCCTTCCGTGTCAGAGCTAATGTCACTCGCGACGACGTTATCAACGACTTGCTGATCTTTGTTACTTACTCTCTTCCTGCTACTATCTCTACTACTAGTACTGCTGGAGCTACTATTACTACTCTCGCTATTAGATCGAGACCTCCGATTTATCTGATACTGCTTAGGAAGACGGGCCGATTCTGGCAGAAACACTGAAGCATTCTTTTCCTCTCGAGTACGCTTTGCTGCCAGACCTTCCGATTGCTGATCGACCGAGCTACTTTGCGTGATTTCGTCCTCTTCCAGCTCATCTTCCCCGATTCCTTCCTGTTCACCATTCCCTCCGGAAGTTCCACCCGTGGTGCCGCCTGTACCTCCACGACCACCTTGCCCACCACCAGTACCGCGTGGTACCTTCTGACGCTTGAGACTTCGTGCAATCACACGCCGCTGATGATCGAGTTGTGGGAAAAGATCTTTCGAATTTTCCAACGCCTGTTTCGCCGCATTCATCTCCGCCTGCTGGATACTGTGTCCATCCGCACACGCCAAACGCTTCCCCCGGAAGTACACCGCAACGGAGTAAACGCGCGTATTCGTCGGCCCCGTACATTCGATCACTTTGTACACGGGAATGTCTGGTTCGCCACCATCCATCGTGCGCAGCGTAAGGCAGCACTGTTGCAATTTTGATTTCGGATCATTCCAGTCCTGGTTCATGATAAAGTCCTGTAGCCGcgggaacaaacaaacatgacAAAACATCTCACAATACTCGAGCCCTTTATCTACGTAGAGGGCGCCCAGGAAGGCTTCCAGCAAATCGGCCCGATCTTTCGTTTTTAGATCCGCTTTCGGGTTAGAGTAGACGGCGTACTGGGTCATGCCGAGATCATCGCAAACTACTGCCTGGGTTCGATTGTTGACAAGCGAGCTCCTCAAAAGCGACAGATGACCTTCATGATGTTCGGGAAAGTGGCGATACAGATACTCGGAGCAGATCAACTGCAGCACTGTATCGCCTAGGAACTCGAGACGTTGGTTGGACCCAAGCGTAAGATTTGTGAACCCGATCGAACGATCCGTGAACGCTCTTGCTAGCAACCGGATGTGATTAAACTGAACTCCAATCGAATCTTCAAAGCGGGTTAAGGTTTTGAGCATCTCGAATGATTCGATATGGTTGCGATCGCCGAGTGGTTCCTGTTCTTGAAGCGGATGTGCAGGATAGTTTACCCAGATGCCACGCAATGAGTCATCCTCTTGGAAGAGAGCGTAAGCAAACACACGATCCGCTACTTCTATCCCACCGTCTAGGAGTAAGGCTCCCATTAATGCTTCAAAACAGTTGGCCAGCGCGTGACGCAGCTCCAGCTCGTGACACAAATCGGACCCATGGGCGTACAGCATAAACTCCTCCAGATGAAGCTTCTTTGCCAGTACGGCTAAATGTTGATTCTGAACAATTGCGGCACGATATGTCGCGAGACCCCCTTCCTCCAGATCGGGGAACATGTGAAATAGATGGATAGAAGTAATGAACTCAACCACCGCATCGCCGAGAAACTCCAACCGCTCGTTGTGCGTTATGTTACTGTCCGTTTCATGCTCTTTTCCAAACCGGGACATAATGCTAATGAGTGTGTTGATGCCTCGCTTCCTCGTATTCATGTAATGAATCTTCCGATCTCCATACTCCGGTTGTCGGATGCCACAGTTCGTAAGACTGTTCCTCGCGTGATCCGGGTTCGTTCCAAAATTTTCCTTGTACGATGGATGTGTGAGTGCGAGCTGAAGTGTGTAACGATTCGTAAACGTATATCCAATGTACCGTTCGAGCACATTCAACGATCGATGGAACCGAAGATGTCCGGTAAGTACCGGAATCAACATGGCGTGTTGCACCATATCACACATAATGCCCGTCCGATGGAAAGCTTTCGCACTGACCGCGATCGTTATGTTTCGCTTCATCCTGCCTTGCATACGCATCTCCAGCAGTCGGTTCTCCTTCGCTTCCAGCTTCCTTTTATCTTCGAACGAAGGTTTCGACATGTTGGCAATTAAATGGCGGAACTTTATATATTCGCGCCAAGCTTTCTGATACTCGGGATTGCCGGCGTAGCTTAGTTGGGGCGGCCGGATGCCAAAGTGGACGATCACCGGATGTACCAAACCATGCTCATCGATTGCCGTTGCTTCCGGTACGTCACCAACATTCCTATCCAGCTGATCAACTCGCACGGAGCAAGGTTTCATGCCCGGATTCGTCACGACCATTCCTTTCACGTAGTCGACATAGTCCTGCCACTCGTTCTGACTCATATCCATCATCTCCTTGAGCATGTCGGGCGGTACTAATGGGCCCGAATTGTCCAGTAAATAGCGCAATACCTCACTCATTGCGAGTACCTCCTTCCCATTATCCGGCAGATCGCGTACAAACCGCGGCAAGAAGTGATAACACGGACAGGAACTTTCCTCACCCGAACCGGACGGTTGTACGGTAAAGTCGACGAGTTCGAGCAACTCCCGAAAGAGATATCGATCGAACAGTGTTAGCTCGCGAATGGTAAAGTTTTCCGGCATTTGTTCCTCGATGTAGAGGATTGTATACTCGATGTTGAAGCGAATAACCTTACACGTTGGCAGCTCACCGATGGGTTCGTGCGCTAGGAGGGAGAATCCTTCAAACAGGAACTCGTGCCGATCGTGCTTAATGATCGTTGGTGTTTTGGTGAGAAAATTCGTTGGCGGAGAGATCGTTAttctgaaaataaaatgatcgAATATTAGAATAAAGACTTTTTCCGAGGCTTTTTCTGTAAAGCCATCTTACCGGTAATGGTACAGCTTATCCGCATTGTTGGAATTCGGCAGACACTTCGGGAAACCTTCCTCTCCAGGATACTTCCCGTGCCGGATACCTGTCCTTCTAGAACGTGCCGAACACCGGCACAAAGGTCCATCGTTCATTTCGCCCGGATCATTGTACCACAAATCCACGTGCAATCGTAGCGGGTGCTTTATCTTTGCGGTCAGTTCCTCCATACTGCACTCATCTTCAAACTCCAGCTCACCGTCGGATGATTCGGACGAGGACGAGCACTTATCGTGCCTATGGCGACACATCTTCATCTTGCGTTTCCGTGGTGGTGGATTGTACGGTGTCTGTGTAGCACGAATCCGTTCTGCGCGCTGGATAAGTTCACCATCGAACAGGGTGCAAAGAGCATCAAGTCTCGTCGTTGATTCGACCACTTTTTCCGACACACGCTTGTAGTACAGCTCGGCGGGGGATGAGCGTACCCATACGGTGCGGTCCTCATCGTTGGACGACAGCTCTTCCAGTTTGCGTGCGATGTCTTCGGAAGTTTCGCAATA encodes the following:
- the LOC126563909 gene encoding endoplasmic reticulum transmembrane helix translocase; amino-acid sequence: MGLGTKQLTGSSTGGSLDELVQYATIHIPLPVVLSGAVMPFMVVYALWLYLWVFVYGIDEYQDAGLLFLAGIAFTQIFVCLCCFWSVHVQTFLNCRRTKVPCAGAVAKVVPTENNGSSELVRIRQTKAEGTAKEDGELTYWFLFQKTKYIWDPNKAQFRSVEFPIHKTYEEYFESKGHLDDADVTLAQATYGDNEMEMVVPEFLELFKERATAPFFVFQIFSVLLWCLDEYMYYSLFTLCMLVIFECVLVQQQLRSLSEIRKMGNKPYQINVFRNRRWRPISSARLVPGDLVSVTRSQDENIVPCDLLLIRGSCIVDESMLTGESVPQMKESLENNTDEHDKVLDIEADGKLHVLFRGTKVVQHSAPSKGAMRSPDNGCIGYVLRTGFNTSQGKLLRTILFGVKRVTENNLETFAFILFLLVFAVAAASYVWIKGTEDPERNRYKLFLECTLILTSIIPPDLPIELSLAVNTSLLQLSKVYVYCTEPFRMPFAGKVQICCFDKTGTLTSDNLVVEGVAGLKQDATIVPIEDIPEETAHVLGSCHSLVQLDEGLVGDPLEKATLTAIDWNLTKGDSCVPKRKKFKALRIYHRFHFSSSLKRMSVLAGYLIPFSNENCYIGTVKGAPEVIVKMLKTVPEHYERTYLEYSRRGARVLALGYKNFGTLDNNTVRELKRDDVERDLEFAGFIIISCPLKPDSKYAIKEIIQASHKVMMITGDNPLTACHVAKELRFSRRTIVILTPPEDLNGSTGKSGPSEWHWESINREVQLPVDSRTVKELYREYDFCITGEGLQYLDRERQAYLLELIPYATVFARFAPKQKEYVITTLKKLGFYTLMCGDGTNDVGALKHAHVGVSLLSHMPSRSDRKQQREQQQQQQQQDDKEDKKKALKPATGPNAAGVIDDAANRRQLTPRERAIIRARENQSAAQERLQKALKEMDEEQVQIVKLGDASIAAPFTSRLTSINCVCHIIKQGRCTLVTTLQMFKILALNALISAYCQSVLYIDGVKHSDAQLTLHGLLTAACFLFITRSKPLKVLSKQAPLPNIFNLYSVTTILAQFAVHFSALIYMVHEANARSPPREGKVKLNVDLAPDEKQEFEPNIVNSTVYIIGIAMQIATVAVNYKGHPFMESLRENRLLSYAIFGSSAIVLCLALGIIPDLLEMFEVIDFDADFRRILVGVLIADMVLAYLIDRVCSFLFGETRGKSDIIT
- the LOC126563825 gene encoding ribonuclease 3; this encodes MNHHHRPPNYPPPAPTPRTNHFVPRGTTSLPPPGTPSPSAVGFTMPNFNFPPPAIPLAMTRPPPLPSVPYHRPDRPEKSHSSSPQQSHHSAPQHQPYKRHSPHKPSGTQYPSQGRRYESSSNSVPSSHSGGSYKHPSSSSSSSHSYSFSGSSKPAPYSRSSASRYSSSGRSHSVPTSSDRLDRTRSDRSASCRRDSDKASSSSERNSSRHSRFKVDTERAEILSKWCRNYCETSEDIARKLEELSSNDEDRTVWVRSSPAELYYKRVSEKVVESTTRLDALCTLFDGELIQRAERIRATQTPYNPPPRKRKMKMCRHRHDKCSSSSESSDGELEFEDECSMEELTAKIKHPLRLHVDLWYNDPGEMNDGPLCRCSARSRRTGIRHGKYPGEEGFPKCLPNSNNADKLYHYRITISPPTNFLTKTPTIIKHDRHEFLFEGFSLLAHEPIGELPTCKVIRFNIEYTILYIEEQMPENFTIRELTLFDRYLFRELLELVDFTVQPSGSGEESSCPCYHFLPRFVRDLPDNGKEVLAMSEVLRYLLDNSGPLVPPDMLKEMMDMSQNEWQDYVDYVKGMVVTNPGMKPCSVRVDQLDRNVGDVPEATAIDEHGLVHPVIVHFGIRPPQLSYAGNPEYQKAWREYIKFRHLIANMSKPSFEDKRKLEAKENRLLEMRMQGRMKRNITIAVSAKAFHRTGIMCDMVQHAMLIPVLTGHLRFHRSLNVLERYIGYTFTNRYTLQLALTHPSYKENFGTNPDHARNSLTNCGIRQPEYGDRKIHYMNTRKRGINTLISIMSRFGKEHETDSNITHNERLEFLGDAVVEFITSIHLFHMFPDLEEGGLATYRAAIVQNQHLAVLAKKLHLEEFMLYAHGSDLCHELELRHALANCFEALMGALLLDGGIEVADRVFAYALFQEDDSLRGIWVNYPAHPLQEQEPLGDRNHIESFEMLKTLTRFEDSIGVQFNHIRLLARAFTDRSIGFTNLTLGSNQRLEFLGDTVLQLICSEYLYRHFPEHHEGHLSLLRSSLVNNRTQAVVCDDLGMTQYAVYSNPKADLKTKDRADLLEAFLGALYVDKGLEYCEMFCHVCLFPRLQDFIMNQDWNDPKSKLQQCCLTLRTMDGGEPDIPVYKVIECTGPTNTRVYSVAVYFRGKRLACADGHSIQQAEMNAAKQALENSKDLFPQLDHQRRVIARSLKRQKVPRGTGGGQGGRGGTGGTTGGTSGGNGEQEGIGEDELEEDEITQSSSVDQQSEGLAAKRTREEKNASVFLPESARLPKQYQINRRSRSNSESSNSSSSSTSSRDSSRKRVSNKDQQVVDNVVASDISSDTEGSMDFNTTGENEETVAEEPVEVVEHDIGAPVETTTATAVIKPLEIKQEPLDECDYSSVSDDDDLGLDDISDTEEQFPTDVSDDINSKEVQEETTEPNVEHTLQIEKEIKVEPLDPAEEVAIDSTTDTDAPTTTPVAATGYVSLLQEYQIKVEGTDELSSDLEAGEIDESMEQ